From a region of the Cucumis sativus cultivar 9930 chromosome 6, Cucumber_9930_V3, whole genome shotgun sequence genome:
- the LOC101209935 gene encoding uncharacterized protein LOC101209935, with protein sequence MGFIRSSFSFIAGSVFGIYVAQNYNVPNIRKLANTGLAMAKHIEENYRKPKKRDDDE encoded by the coding sequence ATGGGCTTTATCAGAAGTAGCTTCTCATTTATAGCGGGATCTGTGTTCGGGATTTACGTGGCTCAAAATTACAACGTCCCCAATATCAGGAAGCTCGCAAATACTGGGCTTGCAATGGCCAAGCACATCGAAGAGAATTACAGGAAGCCAAAGAAGAGGGATGATGATGAATGA
- the LOC105435909 gene encoding uncharacterized protein LOC105435909 translates to MEKREADQSQGQNKEIRKSEREKERSEEIPLESSPYVNYEDLEDYKNQAYGTQGHLQPKPGRGGGGGPTDAPTLSGDAAATRR, encoded by the coding sequence atggagaagcGGGAGGCCGATCAGTCGCAGGGACAAAACAAGGAGATCAGGAAAAGCGAAAGGGAAAAGGAGAGATCAGAGGAAATTCCGTTGGAGAGCAGTCCGTACGTGAATTAtgaagacttggaagattACAAAAATCAAGCCTACGGAACACAAGGCCATCTTCAGCCCAAGCCCGGCCGTGGCGGAGGCGGTGGCCCAACCGACGCCCCCACTCTCTCCGGCGACGCCGCCGCGACACGTCGGTGA
- the LOC101209691 gene encoding subtilisin-like protease SBT1.7 has translation MANPVWMFLLLCFFSVPSMAVGDKKTYIVHMAKYQMPESFEHHLHWYDSSLRSVSDSAEMIYAYNNVVHGFSTRLTAEEAQRLEAQPGILAVVPEMIYELHTTRSPEFLGLDKNANLYPESNSVSEVIIGVLDTGISPESKSFDDTGLGPVPSSWKGECESGTNFSASNCNRKLVGARFFSKGYEATLGPIDESKESRSPRDDDGHGTHTASTAAGSVVENASLFGYASGTARGMAARARVAAYKVCWAGGCFSSDIVAAIDKAVDDNVNVLSMSLGGGVSDYYKDSVATGAFAAMEKGILVSCSAGNAGPSPFSLSNTSPWITTVGAGTLDRDFPAYVSLGDAKNFSGVSLYRGKSLPGTLLPFIYAANASNSGNGNLCMTGTLIPEKVAGKVVFCDRGVNPRVQKGAVVKAAGGIGMVLANTAANGEELVADSHLLPATAVGQKSGDTIRKYLVSDPSPTVTILFEGTKLGIEPSPVVAAFSSRGPNSITPQLLKPDIIAPGVNILAGWSKSVGPSGLAIDDRRVDFNIISGTSMSCPHVSGLAALIKGAHPDWSPAAIRSALMTTAYTAYKNGQKIQDIATGKPSTPFDHGAGHVDPVSALNPGLVYDLTVDDYLNFLCALNYTPSQINSLARKDFTCDSKKKYSVNDLNYPSFAVVFEGVLGGGGSGSSVVKHTRTLTNVGSPGTYKVSITSETKSVKISVEPESLSFTGANDKKSYTVTFTTTTSSAAPTSAEAFGRIEWSDGKHVVGSPIAFSWT, from the coding sequence ATGGCCAACCCCGTTTGGATGTTTTTACTTCTCTGTTTCTTCTCTGTGCCGTCCATGGCTGTCGGAGACAAGAAGACCTACATCGTGCATATGGCTAAATACCAAATGCCCGAGAGTTTTGAGCACCATTTGCACTGGTATGACTCCTCACTCAGATCGGTGTCCGATTCCGCTGAGATGATCTATGCGTACAACAACGTGGTTCATGGGTTTTCAACCAGACTGACGGCGGAGGAAGCTCAGCGGCTGGAAGCCCAACCTGGGATTCTGGCTGTGGTGCCTGAGATGATATATGAACTTCATACCACTCGTTCTCCAGAGTTTCTTGGGCTTGACAAGAATGCGAATCTTTACCCTGAATCCAACTCCGTGTCGGAGGTTATCATTGGAGTTTTGGATACTGGGATTTCGCCGGAGAGTAAGAGCTTTGATGATACAGGGCTTGGACCAGTTCCGAGTAGCTGGAAAGGTGAGTGTGAATCGGGTACTAATTTTAGTGCGTCGAACTGTAACAGGAAGCTGGTTGGAGCTAGATTTTTCTCTAAGGGCTATGAGGCAACTCTGGGTCCGATCGATGAATCTAAAGAATCTAGATCTCCGAGAGATGACGATGGCCATGGAACCCACACCGCTTCCACTGCGGCCGGTTCTGTAGTTGAAAACGCAAGTCTATTTGGGTATGCCTCGGGTACCGCCCGTGGAATGGCCGCGCGTGCGAGAGTCGCCGCCTACAAGGTTTGCTGGGCTGGCGGATGTTTCAGCTCTGATATCGTTGCCGCCATTGACAAGGCTGTGGACGACAATGTTAACGTGCTTTCCATGTCGCTTGGGGGTGGAGTATCCGATTATTACAAAGACAGTGTGGCCACCGGAGCCTTTGCTGCCATGGAGAAAGGCATCCTCGTTTCTTGCTCTGCTGGAAATGCCGGCCCCAGTCCTTTCAGTTTGTCAAATACGTCTCCATGGATTACAACAGTCGGCGCTGGAACATTAGATCGTGATTTTCCGGCGTATGTCAGTCTTGGAGACGCCAAGAACTTCTCCGGCGTTTCCCTCTATCGAGGCAAGTCATTGCCGGGAACATTGTTGCCTTTTATTTACGCTGCTAATGCGAGTAACTCCGGTAATGGAAATTTGTGTATGACTGGTACTTTGATCCCTGAAAAGGTCGCCGGAAAGGTCGTTTTCTGTGACCGAGGTGTAAACCCTAGGGTTCAGAAAGGTGCAGTCGTCAAAGCCGCTGGTGGAATCGGAATGGTGCTGGCCAATACCGCAGCAAATGGAGAAGAGTTGGTGGCCGACTCTCATCTTCTGCCGGCCACGGCGGTGGGTCAGAAATCTGGCGACACTATACGAAAGTATCTCGTTTCGGACCCGAGTCCGACGGTGACGATCTTATTCGAAGGAACTAAATTAGGGATCGAACCATCACCGGTTGTGGCGGCGTTTAGTTCCCGTGGACCAAATTCGATCACTCCTCAGTTGCTGAAGCCCGACATAATAGCCCCTGGCGTCAACATCTTAGCTGGATGGTCAAAATCAGTGGGACCAAGTGGTTTAGCCATTGATGACAGACGAGTGGATTTCAACATTATCTCCGGAACCTCCATGTCCTGCCCCCATGTGAGCGGTCTCGCTGCTCTGATCAAGGGTGCTCATCCCGATTGGAGTCCGGCGGCGATTCGATCGGCGTTGATGACAACAGCCTACACAGCCTACAAAAATGGCCAAAAGATCCAAGATATCGCCACCGGAAAACCATCCACCCCATTCGATCACGGAGCCGGACACGTGGATCCCGTATCAGCCCTCAATCCAGGTCTTGTTTACGATCTAACGGTGGACGATTACCTGAACTTCCTCTGCGCACTCAACTACACTCCATCGCAGATCAACTCACTGGCAAGGAAAGATTTCACTTGCGACTCCAAGAAGAAGTACAGTGTCAACGATCTCAACTACCCTTCTTTCGCCGTCGTCTTTGAAGGCGTATTAGGCGGCGGAGGCAGTGGTTCCAGTGTAGTAAAGCACACTAGAACACTCACAAACGTCGGCTCTCCAGGAACCTACAAAGTCTCAATCACGTCGGAGACCAAATCAGTGAAAATCTCCGTGGAGCCGGAATCATTGAGCTTCACCGGAGCCAATGATAAGAAGTCTTACACAGTCACATTCACCACCACGACCAGTTCGGCGGCGCCAACGAGTGCAGAAGCGTTTGGTCGAATTGAGTGGTCGGACGGGAAACACGTGGTGGGAAGTCCGATTGCGTTTAGCTGGACGTAG
- the LOC105436026 gene encoding uncharacterized protein LOC105436026 yields MGRSYDSERCGEDKLYMEEPDENDESLSLCDLPINLVKDGNPHFLLEIKPRAGETSIAAADDEFDFGSLGGFSNLADQPPPEMCLADEVFYQGQLLPVRLSVSSDNTSAGVYRRHLRSINSSGSSSSRSQCSSSSVTNNSLTITSAARNPQLRVPNLFHSHPSPKPQIKASPMTFRQASTGGNRQKSSFGWDFFRLGVVKTPGMELEDLKHRSSTRRNSSVSRSNSEKAFVPAPLSNERSVKVMMRKPRESVLIERKSRGILGGVGCKCSVESTVAPAPKAMVGVRRKGNSKNIPAQATAKREMRMKKVGKEKEEEEKLELSRHRTFEWLKELSHANFSCEV; encoded by the coding sequence ATGGGGAGAAGCTATGACAGTGAAAGATGTGGTGAAGATAAACTTTACATGGAGGAGCCcgatgaaaatgatgaatcTTTATCCTTATGCGATCTTCCCATCAATCTAGTCAAAGATGGCAACCCCCATTTCCTCCTAGAAATTAAACCCAGAGCCGGCGAGACATCCATAGCCGCCGCTGATGATGAATTTGATTTCGGTTCTTTAGGAGGTTTCAGTAATCTCGCCGATCAGCCACCGCCAGAAATGTGTTTGGCCGACGAGGTCTTCTACCAGGGCCAACTTTTGCCGGTTCGGCTCTCTGTTAGCTCCGACAATACCTCCGCCGGAGTCTACCGCCGGCACTTGAGAAGCATCAATAGCAGCGGAAGCAGTAGCAGTCGAAGTCAGTGTTCTTCCTCGAGCGTAACAAACAATTCCTTAACAATTACCTCTGCAGCTAGAAACCCGCAGCTCAGGGTTCCAAATTTATTCCACTCCCACCCGAGTCCTAAACCCCAAATCAAAGCCTCACCGATGACATTCCGACAGGCGAGCACAGGCGGAAACCGCCAAAAATCCTCCTTCGGGTGGGATTTTTTCCGGCTGGGAGTAGTGAAAACACCGGGAATGGAACTAGAGGATCTCAAACACCGAAGCAGCACGAGGAGGAACTCCTCCGTCAGCCGAAGCAACAGCGAGAAGGCCTTTGTTCCGGCCCCCTTAAGCAACGAGAGAAGCGTAAAGGTGATGATGAGAAAACCTCGAGAGAGTGTATTGATAGAGAGGAAAAGCAGGGGAATTCTAGGTGGGGTCGGGTGTAAGTGTTCGGTGGAGTCGACGGTGGCGCCGGCGCCGAAGGCGATGGTGGGGGTGAGGAGGAAGGGGAACAGTAAGAATATTCCGGCGCAGGCGACGGCGAAGAGGGAAATGAGAATGAAGAAggtgggaaaagaaaaagaggaagaggaaaagttGGAATTGTCTCGTCATCGGACATTTGAATGGCTAAAGGAGCTCTCGCATGCAAACTTTTCCTGTGAGGTTTAG